The following is a genomic window from Sutcliffiella horikoshii.
TACCTTCTGTTGACTCTTCAGCCTGTTGTTGATTATCATCTGCTGGTTCTTCAGCAGGTTGATTCTCAGGAGGAGCTGCTTGCCCGCCTTGAGGAGCTTGACCTTGTTTTGGCTGAGCCGGTTGTCCTTGTTGTCCAGGCGAACCTTCTTGCCCGAATTTGTATATAGCAAACGGTCCTTCTTGCTGGAATTTTTCAACATGCGGGAACTTTTCGCTTGGGATTGATGTGCTGAAAGAGTTTTGATCAATCGTTAAGTATCCATTGTTGATTTCTTGGACATCTGCACTTTGGCCCATTCCGCGAGCTTCATTTCTTACATGAGTAATTCCATTGCCGTTATCGTTATCAAGAAAAGCTGTATTGTTGTTATCCATATTATCATTATTGTTGGTAGCATTGTTGTTACAACCGACCACTAATGATAATGCAAAAGCAGTAATAACTGTTACTTTCAAAAGTTTCGTCATTTGTACATCTCCTTTTCATCATTAATACTTTTTTAGTTTTGCAATTTCACCTGAAAGTATTATTGGTAATAATGATAAAAAAGAGATAATTTTGGTAACAGTTATTATCGTATAAGTTGTTCTAACACACGTTGTACCTCTAAACCTTCTTTAAATCCGACGAGAAAGGCTTGTTCATTATTTAACCTTTTAACAAAATGTTCGACTAAGCTCCCTTTTGGGTTCACTAATTCGGAATCCATAATTTCTGTCCACTCTTCCCCTTTGTTTGCCAATTTCACCTTTCTCCAGTTAAGTAAAGAAAGGCTCTGATTTTCCCCATGAATGGTAAAGGCTATTTCTTCCTTTTCCGCTTGTCCTGCAAGTCCATCAATAAGAACACGGACTCCATTTTCAAGAGTAAGCATGGCAATGACAGCTTGCTCGCATAGTTCTGGATTGGAAGGGTAATCCACATAGCTTTTGACTTCTTTAACAGGACCGAAAAAATGAAGGATCATTTGAAGGTAATGTGGCGAGATTTCCCTGATAAATCCCCCTTGTTTCCTGGAACTTATCCAATTTGTTTGTTGCCAAGGTCTTGGCCACTGATCAAAGTGCATTTTTAAGGTAATTCGCTTTATTTTGCCAAACGAGTCTTTGCGTATGTGCTCTTCAATCGTGGCAAATGCTTTTTCATATACAAGAGGAAAATGCATGGCATGTACTAAACCGGATTCTTCTGCAGCACGTAACATAGCTTCTGCTTCTTCCTCAGAATTGGCTAGTGGCTTTTCACAAAGAACATGTTTTTGGTGTTGGAAAGCAGACATGACGACATCATAGTGAACAGCAGGTGGTACCGCGACATAGACAAAATCGATTTCCTTTAGTTGCAGTAATTCTTTGTAGTCTGAAAAGTAAGATATATCACCGCATTCCATGGCTGTTTCTTTTGCCAAGCTTTCATTATAGTCGCACACTGCTGCGATTTGAATATCTTCGTTATTTTGAAATGCTGAAATTAGCCTCTGGCCAACTACTCCAAGCCCAACTACTCCAACTTTATATTTTTTCTTCAATGTTTCTCCCCCTATGATAGCTTTAACGGTTGATTGCCGTTCCAGGCGCTTCGCTTTCCATGGGCGGTCCAGAAGCCTCCTCACTACGTTGCGGGGTCTTCCTTGTCCCTTCCTCCCATAGGAGTCTGCGCGCCTTCCACTGCAATCAACTTGGTTTTAGCATAATCTCTTCTATTTGTCCGCTAATACCCGGATGAATTCTCTCATATAGTCTGGAAGGTCTGGTGGTCTTCTGCTGGAGATGATGTTTCCGTCGACAATTACAGCTTCATCAACCCACTCTGCTCCGGCGTTTATCATATCATCCTTAATTCCAGGTGTACTGGTTACTTTTTTTCCTTGAAGTATCTTTGCGGAAATTAATACCCAGCCTGCATGACAAATTTGACCGATGGGTTTTTGTTGCTCATCCATCGTTCGAATAAACGATAGAATATCTTCATATCTACGAAGTTTATCTGGTGACCATCCCCCAGGAACCAAGATGGCATCATAATCTGCTGGATCTGCATCGTGAAAAGATATGTCAGATTCAATGGGCACGCCATATTTTCCGATGTAGGTCGTACCTGCCTTTTCCCCAGCAATGACCACTTCAGCACCTTCTTCACGCAAACGTAAAACCGGATACCACAGTTCTAAATCCTCAAAATCGTCACTGACTAATTGAATTATTTTTTTATTATGTAATTTCATAAAAAAACCCTCCTTCACATGAATATAACTCCATTGTGAACGAGGGTTTCGCGTTTTGCAAATTATGAAGTTGATACTGAATCATATATTAGCTGCTCTGCTAATGCTAGCTGATTTTCCACTTGTTCAAAGGAGGTTCCGCCTTCGCTTTTTCTGGCACCGACAACGTGTTTTGGCTGAAGCAACTCGAAAATATCGTCCGAAAATAAGGGGGAAAAGTCCTTATACTCATCAAGTGTTATGCCTAAAAGATATTTATCCTGATTGATGGCATAAAGCACGATTTTACCGATAATTTCGTGAGCCTGTCTAAATGGCAACCCTTTGGTCACTAAGTAATCAGCAATATCCGTGGCATTTGAAAAGTCTTTTGAGACCGATTCATACATCTTATTTTCGTTTACAGTCATCGTATGGATCATCGGTGCCAACAGTTTCAGGGAACCAACCAGTGTCTTGACTGTATCGAACATCCCTTCCTTGTCTTCCTGCATGTCTTTGTTATAAGCCAGTGGCAAACCTTTTAGAACTGTCAAAAGTCCAACTAGATTTCCGTAAACTCTGCCAGTTTTGGCTCGAAGCAACTCTGGTACATCCGGGTTTTTCTTTTGTGGCATAATACTTGAACCGGTACAGAAAGAGTCGTCTAGTTCAATGAATTGAAATTCCTGACTTGACCAAATGACCATTTCTTCTGAAAGGCGTGAAATGTGAGTCATGATAAGTGATGCATGAGATAGAAACTCGACGATAAAATCACGGTCACTGACGGCATCCATGCTGTTTGGGTATAGTTTATCAAATCCTAATAAGGAGGCAGTCTGAGCTCGATCTATCGGGAAGGTTGTGCCAGCCAAGGCACCTGCTCCAAGAGGTGACCAGTTGATTCTCTTTAGGCTGTCTTGTAGACGCTCCTTGTCACGCTCAAACATCCAAAAATATGCCATCAGATGGTGAGCAAATGACACTGGCTGGGCACGTTGCAAATGCGTGTAGCCCGGTAAAATGGTTTGCACATTTTCCTTGGACTTCATTAAGATGGAATTTTGTACATCTGTTAGTAATGAAATGATTTTTTCCGTTTGTTTTTTAAGGTATAAGTGCATATCTGTTGCCACTTGGTCGTTACGGCTTCTTCCGGTGTGAAGTTTTCCTCCTACCGGTCCGATTTCATCTATTAACAGCTTTTCAATGTTCATATGAATATCTTCATGTGCAACGGAGAATTCGACTTCCCCTGCATTTATTTTGTTTTGGATCACTTGGAGTCCATGTTGGATTGTTTTTGCGTCGTCTTTTGGAATAATGCCGCAGTCACTTAGCATTTGGACATGGGCCATGCTTCCTTGTATATCTTCGAGTGCGAGTTCTTTATCAAATTCGATGGATGCTGTGAATTCTTCTACTAGTTTGTTTGTTTCTTTTGTAAATCTTCCGCCCCAGAGCTTTGTCATGTTGTTGCCTCCTCTTACTGTAGGTTTCTGTATTAACTGTTGATTTCCGTTCCAGGCGCTTCGCTTGCCTGCGTGCGGTCCGTGAGCCTCCTCGGCTGCGCCTGGGCGTCTACGCGCCTTCCACTACAATCAACAAGGTTACTGGAAGTTACGCCATCTTTTAAAGGGTTACTTTTTCTTTGTTGTGGATTTCTGCGTATACTTTTGTAGGGAGGCCCCAGAGTTTGATGAAGCCGACTGCTGCATTATGGTCAAACATATCCCCTTTGGAATAGGTTGCAAGCTCTTCGTTATAAAGGCTGTATGGCGATTGGCGTCCAACTACAGTGTGGTTGCCTTTTTGGAGCTTTACGCGAATTTTACCTGTTACATTGTTTTGAGTTTCTTCAATGAATGCTCCTAGTGCGTTTACTAATGGAGAGTACCAAAGTCCTTCATAAATAACTTTCGCCATTTGTGCATCAATGGATGCTTTAAATTGTGTCACTTCTCTTGGAAGCGTCAAGAACTCAAGTTCTTTGTGTGCTTGGATAAGAATAAGGGCTGCAGGGTTCTCGTATACTTCTCTTGATTTGATTCCTACCAAGCGGTTTTCAATATGATCGATTCTACCGACCCCATGTTTTCCTCCCAGCAGATTTAATTCTTCGATAAGATCAACAAGGCCCATAGGCTTTTCATTTAAAGCCACCGGTATACCTTTCTCAAAGCTAATTTCCACATATTCCGGTTGGTCTGGTGTCAGTTCAATCGGGTTAGTCCAATCAAAAGCTGCTTCTGGTGCTTCATTCCAAGGATTTTCTAGTACCCCTGCTTCGCATGCTCTCCCCCATATATTTGCATCTATAGAGAAAGGGTTATCCAGATTAACTGGAATTGGAATATTATGCTTTGCTGCGTATTCAATTTCTTCATCTCTTGTCATCCCCCATTCACGAACAGGTGCAATGACCTTTAAATTAGGGTTTAGCGCTTGAATGGATACTTCAAAACGTACTTGATCGTTTCCTTTGCCAGTGCAACCATGTGCCACTGCCACCGCTCCCTCTTCCTCTGCGACTTGTACAAGCAGATTTGAAATAAGCGGACGAGACAACGCGGATGATAGCGGGTATTTTCCCTCATACATCGCATTCGATTTTAATGCAGGTACAATATAGTCTTTGGCAAGCATCTCTTTTGCATCAACCATAATAGCTTTGATTGCGCCAACGTCGAGTGCCTTCTGTTTAATTGATTCCAAGTCCTTGCCCTCTCCGACATCAAGACCAAGTGCAATGACATCATAACCATATTTCTCTTGTAACCATTTAACGGAAACGGAAGTATCAAGCCCTCCTGAATAGGCCAAAACCACTTTCTCTTTCTTCATATGAATTCCTCCTTAGGTATAAAAATCTACGTTGTTGTATTTTTATGCATTTTAATGTAAAAAAATTAGTTACTTAGTAAAGCCTTTAGAATGGCTTTTTGTGCATGAAGTCTGTTTTCAGCTTCATCAAAAACAACAGAATGGGTTCCATCAATAATTTCAGCAGTTACCTCTTCCCCGCGGTGTGCAGGCAGGCAGTGCAAAAAGATAAAATCGTCCTTAGCATATTTGCAAAGCTCACTGTTTACTTGATATGGCGCAAATACCTTAAGTCTCTCTTCCGATTCAGCTTCTTGCCCCATGCTGGTCCAGACGTCTGTTACGACTACATCTGCGTCTTTGATCATTTCAACAGGGTACTCTCCGACCTCAATAGAAGAACCTGTTAAGAGAGCTTCCTTCTTCATTGCAGTGAGAATGGACAAATCCGGTTCGAAACCAGCAGGACAAGCGATAGAAATATCCATGCCGACTTTTACTGCACCTTCTATTAAAGAATGAGACATATTATTGTTTGCATCACCTAAGTAACAAACCTTTAAGCCTTTTAACTTCCCTTTATGCTCTTTGATGGTCAAAAGATCTGCCAATACTTGAGCTGGATGATGCGAATCAGTGAGGCCATTGATAATTGGTACGTCCGAGTGACGTGCAAATTCCTCTAATGTTTGATGGTCAAAAGTCCGTATCATCAATCCATCTACATAGCGGGACAGGACTTTTGCTGTATCTGCTGGTGATTCTCCCCGCCCTAATTGTATATCATTTGAGCTTAGGAAAATCGCATGACCACCAAGTTGCAGCATGCCTACTTCAAAGGAAACTCTTGTTCTGGTAGATGACTTTTCAAAGAGCATGGCAAGTACTTTACCTTGTAAATAGGGGTGAGGTATTCCCTCTTTTTGATATTTTTTAAGTTTAATAGCGTCTTCTAATAAAAAATGAATGTCTTCTTGTGAAAAGGATCCAAGTGTCAAAAAATGAGATTGACTTACATGATAGGTCTCCTTGTTCGTTTCCCATTTTAGTACACTTTGCATAAATATTCAACCTCTCTCTTTTTATTTTTTGTATAATCTTTTATAGTTTGATAATTTTGTTGTATCGTATCGTTCAGCATGATTGCTTGTTGAGCGGTTTCTAAACAAGTAAAAGTTCTTATTCCGTTCATGGTGCACAATGCTCTGTAGATGGCTCCATTACGTAACTTTTCTCTTCCAATTGTAGGAATGATGATTGCAGCAGCAAACTTCTCTGTTTTTAATGTGATGTCTATATCCTTTTTGGAAATGGTTTCCACTGATATATTGTTTTCTTTTAAAAATTCAGCAGTACCTTCCGTTGCAATGATAGAAAAACCTTTATTCACAAGTTCCTTCATGAGTGGAAGAGCATTCTTTTTTTCACGATCTGCAATGGAACAAAAAATTATTTTTTCTTCTTGCATAAGAGAGAATGGGCTTTTTTTCCCAAGGAACAATGCTTTACTCATTGCCTCTTCAAATTTCATTCCGAGGCCGATAATTTCTCCCGTAGACTTCATCTCAGGTCCTAGAACATGATCCACGTCCTTTAGTTTAGTATCAGAAAAGACAGGTGCTTTTACCGTCCAAAAACCAGGATCCTCTTTTAGGCCGCTTTGACTGAGTTTCTCCCCCAATTGTGTTCGGATTGAAAGTTCTATCATGGGGACATTCGTAACTTTACTAACAATAGGGACTGTTCGGGATGCCCTTGGGTTAACTTCTAAACAATAGATAATGTCGCCGGAAATGACAAACTGGATATTGGCAATACCGATGATTTGAGCAGCATGACATATTTTCCTTGTGTACTCGATTAGTCGTTCTTTCACTTGTTCTGACAGAGAGATGGAAGGAAGAACGGCAAGGCTGTCACCTGAGTGAATTCCTGCTTTTTCAATGTGTTCAAATATTGCAGGGATATATATTTTTTCTCCATCTGATACTACATCCAGTTCACATTCCAGACCTGGAACATAACGATCGACCAACAAAGGCCATATGGAGTCATTATTTTGGTGTGTTTCGCTGAATTGATTTAATTCTTTTTCATTAAAAAGCGTGTACATGGATTGCCCACCGATCACATAGGATGGACGCACCAATACAGGATAACCGATAGCATGTGCTGCAGCCTGCAATTGACCGTGGTGATCTACCATCATTCCTTCAATATGAGGAATCCCCTCTGATTCCAGTAAAGAATAGAAGTGTGATCTGTCCTCAAGTTTATCAATCGATTCGATGCTCGTTCCTGCGATGGTGACACCTTCCCGTTTTAGGCCTTCTGCAAGGTTGATGGCAGTCTGCCCACCAAATTGAATAAAGACAAGATCAATCTTTTCCTTTTGGATGATTGATAAGATATCTTCAACTGTAATGGGTTCAAAATAAAGTTTATCAGCCACCGAAAAGTCTGTACTGACGGTTTCAGGGTTGTTGTTTACAACGATAGTTTCATAGCCTGCTTTCTTCAGGGCTTTCACAGCATGGACAGAGCAATAGTCAAACTCAATTCCTTGGCCGATACGGATCGGTCCGGAACCTATGATTAGTGCTTTCTTGTTTTGACTGACTTCTACTTCGTCCCCTCCACTATATGTGGAATAATAGTATGGAGTTATAGCCTCAAATTCAGCTGCACACGTATCAACTAATTTATAGGATGGAAAGATTTGATGGTCTTTCATAAGGGAAGTCAATTCTTCAAAACTGCATCCTAGTAAACCACACAATCTGTCATTACTGATATTATGACGTTTAGCTATTTTTAAAGTCTCAAGGGATAATGTCTCCAAGCTGTTATTAGAAAGGTCCTGTTCAAGCAACACCATTTGCTGCAATTTATGAAGAAACCATTTATCAATAGAAGTCATCTCATATATGGTTTCTAATGAAATACCCTCTCTAAAAGCATGCGTGATAGCAAAAAGTCTTAAATGTGTTGGTTCCTTCAGTAAACCCAACCATTGATCCTCCACCATATTCTCCATTTGAGGGTGTGCAATCCCGTTTACTTTCATCTCCAAAGAACGAAGTCCCTTATTTAAGGCTCCTTCAAAGGTACGGTCGATCGCAAGTACCTCACCAGTAGCCTTCATTTGTGTACTTAGAGTTGAATCTGCTTCTGGAAATTTATCAAATGGAAACCTAGGTAACTTTACTACTACATAATCAAGAGCAGGTTCAAAGGAAGCAAAGGTTGATCCTGTTATTGGATTTTTAATTTCGTCCAAGTGGTAACCCACTGCACACTTGGCTGCCATTCGAGCAATCGGATAACCGGTTGCCTTTGATGCAAGAGCGGATGAACGGCTTACACGGGGATTCACCTCGATAATATAGTAATCATCTGACTGAGGATCGATAGCAAACTGGATATTGCATCCTCCGACAATCTTTAAGTTTCTGATAATTTTTAGACTTGCATTTCTTAGTAGTTGATATTGTCTATCTGTTAATGTTTGGGAAGGAGCAACTACGATAGAGTCCCCCGTGTGAACTCCAACTGGATCAAAATTTTCCATGTTGCACACGATGATGCAAGTATCGTTATCATCACGCATTACCTCGTACTCCACTTCTTTCCAACCTTTTATGCTTCTTTCCACTAATACTTGACCTATCGGACTCAGGCTCAACCCTTTTTTTAGTATGGACTCAAATTCTTTATCGTTATATGCAAAGCCCCCACCTTCTCCACCTAAAGTGTATGCGGGTCTGATGATAAGCGGGTAACCGATTTTCTTTACAAATTGAAGGCCTTCTTTTAGAGAATGGACAATTTGTGATTCAGGAACTGGTTCATTTAAATCCATCATCAGTTTACGAAAACGTTCTCTGTCTTCTCCCTGTTGAATGGATTGAACAGATGTTCCAAGTACCAAAACGTTGTGTTTTTTCAAGATGTCTTTGTGCGAAAGTTCTACTATCAAGTTTAAGGCTGTCTGCCCGCCAAGCGTTCCAATAATTCCGTCGGGATGCTCTTTTTCAATTATTTTCTCCAGACTTTCCACAGTTAAAGGTTCCATATAAACGTGATCTGCAATATCTGCATCCGTCATGATTGTAGCAGGATTGTTGTTTACTAGGACCACTTCAATGCCCTCTTCTTTGAGAGCCAGGCAAGCTTGTGTTCCGGCATAGTCAAACTCTGCGGCTTGGCCGATGACGATCGGGCCTGAACCGATAACCAACACTTTTTTTATTGTATTGTTAAATGGCATATGACATTACTCCTGTTTTCTCATGGATGAGTGTTAAAAATTTCTCAAAAATATAATTGGTATCCTGCGGTCCAGGATGTGCTTCCGGGTGAAATTGAACACTTAAAGCAGGAAGTTTTTTATGTTGAAGGCCTTCCACTGTCCCATCGTTAATATTTTTATAAGTGATGGAAAAGATTTCTTGATTAATAGAGTCCTCTTTTACGTTATAGCTGTGATTTTGGGACGTAATATACACTTTCCCTGTTGCAAGATCTTTTACTGGGTGATTGCCGCCTCGATGTCCAAAAAGCAACTTTTCTGTCTTTGCACCAAATGCCATAGCTAATAATTGATGGCCTAGGCAGATCCCAAGCGTTGGAAATTCTTCTGCAATCTTTTTAATTTTTGGTAAGTGACCCTTCAATACTTCTGGATTTCCAGGACCATTGCTTAATAACACACCATCAGGTTGAAGCGTCTCTACTTCTTCCAGGCTTGTGGAATATGGTACAACTGTTACCTGGCAGTTTGCATGAAGCAAAGCTTCTAATATTGATTTTTTATATCCATAATCCAACAGAACGATGTGAGGACCAGGTCCAGGATAGTTTTTCATTATTGGAGTGGACACCAATTCTACCCAATTTTCTGGAATTTTTGTATGTGGGAAGTCTTTTATAGAGTCAGTAATGAACCCTTTCACAGATCCCCGTTTTCGAATGGTTTTAACAAGCTCTCTTGTATCCACATTACTAAGTCCACTGATCCCCATTTTTTCTAAAAGCTCAGGTGCTGCCACTTCAGAAGAATAATGGTTAGGCATATAGCAAGCCTCTCCCATGACCACCCCTTTTGCATAAATATTTTTGGCTTCATAATCTTGTGGGTTAAAGCCATAGTTTCCGATTAGCGGATAACAAAAGACGATAATTTGGCCGGCATAGGATGGATCTGACATGATTTCCTGATAACCTGTCATACTGGTGTTGAAAACCACTTCCCCGATCGCATCGTCTTTACTTCCTATTAAAATACCGGGAAAAACTTCCCCTGTCTCTAAAAGTAAATATCCATTATTCATGTTCTACCTCCATGTATTGCTGTAGTACCTTGGTGAATTTTTGAACGAAAGTGACCACATCTTCTTGTGTGATTGTGAGAGGTGGAAGCAGTCTTACCACGTTTGGACCGGCACTTAACAGTAATAGTTTTTCCTCTAATGCCATTTTGACTATATCAATCGCGTTCCCATTTATCTCCAAACCAATCAACATGCCTTTTCCCCTTTTTTCCTTGATGAAGGAAAAGTCATCTAGTAAACTTTCAAGCTCTGTATGCAGGAGCTGGCTCTGTTCTGCAACATTTTTCAAAAAGCTTTCTTCGCTTATTATGTTTAAAGTTTCAATACCTGCAGTACATGCTAACGGATTCCCGCCAAAGGTACTTCCATGCATACCAGATTTAAAGGCAGCAGCGACCTCTTCTTTAGCGAGCATCGCACCAATCGGAAAACCAGAACCGAGTCCTTTGGCTAGTGTCATGATATCTGGTTCCACATTGTATTGTTCATATAAAAACAAGCTTCCTGTACGACCCATTCCCGTTTGCACTTCATCGACGACAAGTAGAATTTCTTTTTCCTTACATACAGAAGATAGTTCCTTAACCCAGTCAGGATCTGCCGGGACCACTCCGCCCTCTCCTTGAAGAAGTTCTAGCATGACAGCGGTTGGTTCCAGTTCTCTTATTGTTTGGAGAGATTGATAATCGTTATAAGGCAGGTGGATAAACCCTTCTGGCATTGGTTCAAATCCAGACTTGATTTTCTCTTGTCCTGTTGCCGCCACTGTAGCCAAGGTTCTTCCATGAAAGCTTTGCTGAAATGTCACAATGCTTGCATGCTTCTTATGATTGTTATTGGCAAAGGCCCTTACAAGCTTAATAGCGGCCTCGTTTGCCTCTGCACCGCTATTACAGAAAAACACCTGATCAAAGCAGGATTTTTCCACCAGAAGGCGGGCGAGTTCTTCCTGTTTTGGAAGATGATAAAGGTTGGACGTATGCCAAAGATTTGACAGTTGTTGCTCAAGAGCTTTTTGAACTTCAGGGGGACAATGCCCTAGATTGCATGTTGCAATTCCTGATGTGAAATCCAGATAGGCTTCATTCTTATCAGACCAGACATATGCCCCTTTACCTTTTTGGATTGGTAAAGGCAGCCTGCTGTATGTATTCATTATTGGTGAGTAATCAGTAGCAGATTTAGACACTTTTCTTCATAACCTCCTCAAGATAGAATGATGTACCTGCACCTGTATGGTTCAATGCGAAATGGGTTAAGGCATCCTCGGTGGTACCATTGATTATGCCAATTTGACTTACCCCTTTTTTCAAGCATTGAATGGCAGCCTCCACTTTTGGAATCATCCCTCCGGTAATATGTTTATTTTCTATTAGGCTATAAACTTCACTATCTGATAACTTTGACGCCACAGAGTCTCCCACCA
Proteins encoded in this region:
- a CDS encoding CAP domain-containing protein; the encoded protein is MTKLLKVTVITAFALSLVVGCNNNATNNNDNMDNNNTAFLDNDNGNGITHVRNEARGMGQSADVQEINNGYLTIDQNSFSTSIPSEKFPHVEKFQQEGPFAIYKFGQEGSPGQQGQPAQPKQGQAPQGGQAAPPENQPAEEPADDNQQQAEESTEGISETEMKVIELTNAERRKNGLSDLKADASLSNVARDKSKDMQANNYFSHTSPTHGSPFDMMRDYGISYNTAGENIAMGQRSPEEVVQAWMDSEGHRKNILTPDFTHIGVGYVEEGNYWTQMFIGK
- a CDS encoding Gfo/Idh/MocA family protein codes for the protein MKKKYKVGVVGLGVVGQRLISAFQNNEDIQIAAVCDYNESLAKETAMECGDISYFSDYKELLQLKEIDFVYVAVPPAVHYDVVMSAFQHQKHVLCEKPLANSEEEAEAMLRAAEESGLVHAMHFPLVYEKAFATIEEHIRKDSFGKIKRITLKMHFDQWPRPWQQTNWISSRKQGGFIREISPHYLQMILHFFGPVKEVKSYVDYPSNPELCEQAVIAMLTLENGVRVLIDGLAGQAEKEEIAFTIHGENQSLSLLNWRKVKLANKGEEWTEIMDSELVNPKGSLVEHFVKRLNNEQAFLVGFKEGLEVQRVLEQLIR
- a CDS encoding type 1 glutamine amidotransferase domain-containing protein yields the protein MKLHNKKIIQLVSDDFEDLELWYPVLRLREEGAEVVIAGEKAGTTYIGKYGVPIESDISFHDADPADYDAILVPGGWSPDKLRRYEDILSFIRTMDEQQKPIGQICHAGWVLISAKILQGKKVTSTPGIKDDMINAGAEWVDEAVIVDGNIISSRRPPDLPDYMREFIRVLADK
- the argH gene encoding argininosuccinate lyase yields the protein MTKLWGGRFTKETNKLVEEFTASIEFDKELALEDIQGSMAHVQMLSDCGIIPKDDAKTIQHGLQVIQNKINAGEVEFSVAHEDIHMNIEKLLIDEIGPVGGKLHTGRSRNDQVATDMHLYLKKQTEKIISLLTDVQNSILMKSKENVQTILPGYTHLQRAQPVSFAHHLMAYFWMFERDKERLQDSLKRINWSPLGAGALAGTTFPIDRAQTASLLGFDKLYPNSMDAVSDRDFIVEFLSHASLIMTHISRLSEEMVIWSSQEFQFIELDDSFCTGSSIMPQKKNPDVPELLRAKTGRVYGNLVGLLTVLKGLPLAYNKDMQEDKEGMFDTVKTLVGSLKLLAPMIHTMTVNENKMYESVSKDFSNATDIADYLVTKGLPFRQAHEIIGKIVLYAINQDKYLLGITLDEYKDFSPLFSDDIFELLQPKHVVGARKSEGGTSFEQVENQLALAEQLIYDSVSTS
- a CDS encoding argininosuccinate synthase: MKKEKVVLAYSGGLDTSVSVKWLQEKYGYDVIALGLDVGEGKDLESIKQKALDVGAIKAIMVDAKEMLAKDYIVPALKSNAMYEGKYPLSSALSRPLISNLLVQVAEEEGAVAVAHGCTGKGNDQVRFEVSIQALNPNLKVIAPVREWGMTRDEEIEYAAKHNIPIPVNLDNPFSIDANIWGRACEAGVLENPWNEAPEAAFDWTNPIELTPDQPEYVEISFEKGIPVALNEKPMGLVDLIEELNLLGGKHGVGRIDHIENRLVGIKSREVYENPAALILIQAHKELEFLTLPREVTQFKASIDAQMAKVIYEGLWYSPLVNALGAFIEETQNNVTGKIRVKLQKGNHTVVGRQSPYSLYNEELATYSKGDMFDHNAAVGFIKLWGLPTKVYAEIHNKEKVTL
- the argF gene encoding ornithine carbamoyltransferase, whose protein sequence is MQSVLKWETNKETYHVSQSHFLTLGSFSQEDIHFLLEDAIKLKKYQKEGIPHPYLQGKVLAMLFEKSSTRTRVSFEVGMLQLGGHAIFLSSNDIQLGRGESPADTAKVLSRYVDGLMIRTFDHQTLEEFARHSDVPIINGLTDSHHPAQVLADLLTIKEHKGKLKGLKVCYLGDANNNMSHSLIEGAVKVGMDISIACPAGFEPDLSILTAMKKEALLTGSSIEVGEYPVEMIKDADVVVTDVWTSMGQEAESEERLKVFAPYQVNSELCKYAKDDFIFLHCLPAHRGEEVTAEIIDGTHSVVFDEAENRLHAQKAILKALLSN
- the carB gene encoding carbamoyl-phosphate synthase (glutamine-hydrolyzing) large subunit: MPFNNTIKKVLVIGSGPIVIGQAAEFDYAGTQACLALKEEGIEVVLVNNNPATIMTDADIADHVYMEPLTVESLEKIIEKEHPDGIIGTLGGQTALNLIVELSHKDILKKHNVLVLGTSVQSIQQGEDRERFRKLMMDLNEPVPESQIVHSLKEGLQFVKKIGYPLIIRPAYTLGGEGGGFAYNDKEFESILKKGLSLSPIGQVLVERSIKGWKEVEYEVMRDDNDTCIIVCNMENFDPVGVHTGDSIVVAPSQTLTDRQYQLLRNASLKIIRNLKIVGGCNIQFAIDPQSDDYYIIEVNPRVSRSSALASKATGYPIARMAAKCAVGYHLDEIKNPITGSTFASFEPALDYVVVKLPRFPFDKFPEADSTLSTQMKATGEVLAIDRTFEGALNKGLRSLEMKVNGIAHPQMENMVEDQWLGLLKEPTHLRLFAITHAFREGISLETIYEMTSIDKWFLHKLQQMVLLEQDLSNNSLETLSLETLKIAKRHNISNDRLCGLLGCSFEELTSLMKDHQIFPSYKLVDTCAAEFEAITPYYYSTYSGGDEVEVSQNKKALIIGSGPIRIGQGIEFDYCSVHAVKALKKAGYETIVVNNNPETVSTDFSVADKLYFEPITVEDILSIIQKEKIDLVFIQFGGQTAINLAEGLKREGVTIAGTSIESIDKLEDRSHFYSLLESEGIPHIEGMMVDHHGQLQAAAHAIGYPVLVRPSYVIGGQSMYTLFNEKELNQFSETHQNNDSIWPLLVDRYVPGLECELDVVSDGEKIYIPAIFEHIEKAGIHSGDSLAVLPSISLSEQVKERLIEYTRKICHAAQIIGIANIQFVISGDIIYCLEVNPRASRTVPIVSKVTNVPMIELSIRTQLGEKLSQSGLKEDPGFWTVKAPVFSDTKLKDVDHVLGPEMKSTGEIIGLGMKFEEAMSKALFLGKKSPFSLMQEEKIIFCSIADREKKNALPLMKELVNKGFSIIATEGTAEFLKENNISVETISKKDIDITLKTEKFAAAIIIPTIGREKLRNGAIYRALCTMNGIRTFTCLETAQQAIMLNDTIQQNYQTIKDYTKNKKREVEYLCKVY
- a CDS encoding carbamoyl phosphate synthase small subunit, with protein sequence MNNGYLLLETGEVFPGILIGSKDDAIGEVVFNTSMTGYQEIMSDPSYAGQIIVFCYPLIGNYGFNPQDYEAKNIYAKGVVMGEACYMPNHYSSEVAAPELLEKMGISGLSNVDTRELVKTIRKRGSVKGFITDSIKDFPHTKIPENWVELVSTPIMKNYPGPGPHIVLLDYGYKKSILEALLHANCQVTVVPYSTSLEEVETLQPDGVLLSNGPGNPEVLKGHLPKIKKIAEEFPTLGICLGHQLLAMAFGAKTEKLLFGHRGGNHPVKDLATGKVYITSQNHSYNVKEDSINQEIFSITYKNINDGTVEGLQHKKLPALSVQFHPEAHPGPQDTNYIFEKFLTLIHEKTGVMSYAI